A part of Roseitalea porphyridii genomic DNA contains:
- the ldtR gene encoding transcriptional regulator LdtR, whose amino-acid sequence MINQSNFVGEPRTESDADALRRLYHETLQLVERLHRRLQDVVKDEFDRSGRDDINAVQAILLFNIGDSELTAGELRSRGYYLGSNVSYNVKKLAQEGFINHSKSKADKRSVRISLTEKGREVAETVAELYERHISSIEAVGGINAEEFQKMNRAMQRLDRFWNDTILYRL is encoded by the coding sequence ATGATCAACCAGTCCAACTTCGTGGGCGAACCGCGCACGGAATCCGACGCCGACGCACTGCGCCGTCTCTACCACGAGACGCTGCAGCTTGTGGAGCGTCTGCATCGGCGCCTGCAGGACGTCGTCAAGGACGAGTTCGACCGGTCGGGCCGCGACGACATCAACGCGGTCCAGGCCATCTTGCTGTTCAACATCGGCGACAGCGAACTGACCGCCGGCGAACTGCGCTCGCGCGGCTACTATCTGGGCTCGAACGTATCCTACAACGTCAAGAAGCTGGCCCAGGAAGGCTTCATCAACCACAGCAAATCCAAGGCCGACAAGCGCTCTGTGCGCATTTCGCTGACCGAAAAGGGCCGGGAGGTCGCCGAGACGGTGGCGGAACTCTACGAACGTCACATCTCCTCGATCGAGGCGGTCGGCGGCATCAATGCCGAGGAATTCCAGAAGATGAACCGGGCGATGCAACGCCTCGACCGCTTCTGGAACGACACGATCCTCTATCGCCTCTGA
- a CDS encoding DUF1295 domain-containing protein, translating into MEASLFVTFALTCVAFTGIWLINVLTEDAGVIDYYWGPGFSVIALVHVWFHGIGGTYQAVLLAAVLAWSARLAIHLVRRHHGSVHEDGRYRAMRESGGPSWWWASLFKVFLLQAVLLWLIASPLHVAFLAGPSEVATIGFIVGMAVYGIGLAIEWIADVQLATGKRVTGAAGPETGMVTDGLWGMSRHPNYLGEIILWWGIGIAAFAISGSLLALAGPALLTLVIRFVSLPLTEQHMMRTRPDYADYMERVPALLVLPRRPAPSAGTRHRQPAE; encoded by the coding sequence ATGGAAGCCTCGCTGTTCGTGACATTCGCCCTCACCTGTGTGGCTTTCACAGGAATATGGCTGATTAATGTCCTGACCGAAGATGCCGGCGTGATCGACTACTATTGGGGCCCCGGATTTTCCGTGATCGCTCTGGTCCATGTCTGGTTCCACGGGATAGGCGGCACCTACCAGGCTGTGCTCCTCGCAGCGGTGCTGGCATGGTCTGCGCGGCTTGCGATCCATCTGGTGCGCCGCCATCACGGTTCGGTACATGAGGACGGCCGCTATCGGGCGATGCGCGAGAGCGGCGGCCCGTCATGGTGGTGGGCAAGCCTCTTCAAGGTGTTCCTGTTGCAGGCGGTCCTTCTCTGGCTGATCGCCTCGCCGCTGCACGTGGCCTTTCTGGCAGGCCCCTCGGAAGTCGCCACCATCGGCTTCATCGTCGGCATGGCGGTCTACGGCATCGGACTTGCGATCGAATGGATCGCCGACGTGCAGCTTGCGACCGGCAAGCGGGTGACCGGCGCGGCCGGCCCGGAGACCGGCATGGTCACGGACGGGCTGTGGGGCATGAGCCGCCATCCCAACTATCTGGGCGAGATCATCCTGTGGTGGGGCATCGGCATCGCCGCGTTCGCGATCTCCGGCAGCCTGCTGGCGCTCGCCGGTCCGGCGTTGCTGACGCTCGTCATTCGGTTCGTCTCGCTGCCTTTGACCGAACAGCACATGATGCGGACCCGGCCCGACTATGCCGACTACATGGAGCGTGTTCCGGCGCTTCTCGTTCTGCCCCGCCGGCCCGCGCCGTCGGCAGGCACGCGCCACCGCCAGCCCGCCGAATAG
- a CDS encoding L,D-transpeptidase family protein, with the protein MKSAGTAGAMAAFTGHAAAQSSIMEILQSPERGNWDDQFDAAGQRVSRVTNTRMPVLSQETAFHVEGAIERYRQIVASGGWPRVNANKALKVGVQDNAVRELRRRLIVSGDLPRNAGDSATFDTFLDGALKRYQARHGMTADGVVGNYTLAALNVSAPVRLGQLETNLVRLRSMSGFLGDRYVMVNIPAAQIEAVENGRVEQRHKAIVGKTDRQTPILSSRIHEVILNPYWTAPKSIIRKDIIPLMREDPTYLTRNKIRLFDQQGNEVPPEMVDWSTEEAVDLRFRQDPGKINAMSSTKINFHNPHAVYMHDTPQQSLFGQFMRFESSGCVRVHNIQELTLWLLESSPGWDRARVEQVVASGVNTEVPLEVQIPVYFVYVSAWATDGGVVHFRDDIYKRDGVEELQLTSTTL; encoded by the coding sequence CTGAAATCGGCCGGCACGGCGGGCGCCATGGCCGCCTTCACTGGCCATGCGGCGGCACAGTCGTCCATCATGGAGATCCTGCAGTCGCCCGAACGCGGCAACTGGGATGACCAGTTCGATGCCGCCGGCCAGCGCGTCAGCCGGGTGACCAACACGCGCATGCCCGTGCTCAGCCAGGAAACCGCGTTCCACGTCGAGGGCGCGATCGAACGCTACCGCCAGATCGTGGCGAGCGGCGGCTGGCCCCGGGTCAACGCCAACAAGGCGCTCAAGGTCGGCGTCCAGGACAATGCCGTGCGCGAACTGCGCCGGCGTCTGATCGTTTCGGGCGACCTGCCGCGCAACGCAGGCGACAGCGCCACCTTCGATACCTTCCTTGACGGGGCGCTCAAGCGCTATCAGGCCCGCCACGGCATGACCGCCGACGGCGTCGTCGGCAACTACACGCTTGCCGCCCTCAACGTGTCCGCGCCGGTGCGCCTCGGCCAACTCGAGACCAACCTCGTCCGTCTGCGTTCCATGTCGGGCTTCCTCGGCGACCGATACGTGATGGTCAACATTCCGGCCGCCCAGATCGAGGCGGTCGAGAACGGGCGCGTCGAACAGCGCCACAAGGCCATCGTCGGAAAGACGGACCGGCAGACGCCGATCCTGTCCTCGCGCATTCACGAGGTCATTCTCAATCCGTACTGGACCGCGCCCAAGTCGATCATCCGCAAGGACATCATTCCCCTGATGCGCGAGGATCCGACCTATCTGACGCGCAACAAGATCCGCCTGTTCGATCAGCAGGGCAACGAAGTGCCGCCCGAGATGGTCGACTGGTCGACCGAGGAGGCCGTCGATCTGCGTTTCCGCCAGGATCCGGGCAAGATCAACGCCATGTCCTCGACCAAGATCAACTTCCACAATCCGCACGCGGTCTACATGCACGACACGCCGCAGCAGAGCCTGTTCGGCCAGTTCATGCGCTTTGAATCGTCGGGCTGCGTGCGTGTGCACAACATCCAGGAACTGACACTGTGGCTGCTTGAGTCCTCGCCCGGCTGGGACCGCGCGCGGGTCGAGCAGGTGGTCGCCTCCGGCGTCAACACCGAGGTTCCGCTGGAAGTGCAGATCCCGGTCTATTTCGTCTACGTCTCCGCTTGGGCGACCGATGGCGGCGTGGTCCACTTCCGCGACGACATATACAAGCGCGACGGTGTCGAGGAACTGCAGCTCACCTCGACGACGCTGTAA
- the glyA gene encoding serine hydroxymethyltransferase: MSTDSAAAPHLSDAFFGDDLASCDPEIAGAIGKELGRQQQEIELIASENIVSRAVLEAQGSVMTNKYAEGYPGRRYYGGCQYVDIAEELAIDRAKELFGCGFANVQPNSGSQANQAVMLALAKPGDTILGMSLDAGGHLTHGARPNMSGKWFNAVQYGLDLDTGLIDYDQVAALAEEHKPRLIIAGGSAYSRVIDFARFRKIADAVGAHLWVDMAHFAGLVAAGVHPSPFPHAHVATTTTHKTLRGPRGGMVLTNDEDIAKKINSAVFPGLQGGPLMHVIAAKAVAFGEALQPEFKSYMNAVAENAKVLAQTVIEGGMEIVSGGTDTHLMLVDLRPKGVTGKAAETALGRAFITCNKNGVPNDPQKPAITSGIRLGTPAATTRGFGPAEFREVGRLIVRVVDGLAQAGDEGDTSGIEDAVKAEVVELTRRFPIYPHLN; this comes from the coding sequence ATGTCGACCGACAGCGCCGCCGCGCCGCACCTTTCCGATGCCTTTTTCGGCGACGATCTCGCCAGCTGCGACCCCGAGATCGCCGGCGCGATCGGCAAGGAGCTGGGGCGTCAGCAACAGGAAATCGAGCTGATCGCATCCGAGAACATCGTCTCGCGCGCCGTGCTCGAGGCGCAGGGCTCGGTGATGACCAACAAATATGCCGAGGGCTATCCGGGCCGGCGCTATTATGGCGGCTGCCAGTATGTCGACATCGCCGAGGAACTGGCGATCGACCGCGCGAAGGAACTGTTCGGCTGCGGCTTCGCCAACGTCCAGCCCAATTCGGGCAGCCAGGCGAACCAGGCGGTGATGCTCGCGCTCGCCAAGCCCGGCGACACGATCCTGGGCATGAGTCTGGACGCCGGCGGCCACCTCACGCACGGCGCCCGGCCCAACATGTCGGGCAAATGGTTCAACGCGGTCCAGTACGGGCTCGACCTCGACACCGGCCTGATCGACTACGACCAGGTCGCCGCGCTTGCCGAAGAGCACAAGCCGCGCCTGATCATCGCTGGCGGCTCGGCCTATTCGCGTGTCATCGACTTCGCCCGCTTCCGGAAGATCGCCGATGCCGTCGGCGCCCATCTGTGGGTCGACATGGCGCATTTCGCCGGTCTGGTCGCGGCGGGCGTGCATCCGAGCCCCTTCCCGCATGCCCATGTCGCGACGACGACCACGCACAAGACACTGCGCGGCCCGCGCGGCGGCATGGTGCTGACCAACGACGAGGACATCGCCAAGAAGATCAATTCGGCCGTCTTCCCGGGCCTTCAGGGCGGACCGCTGATGCACGTGATCGCCGCCAAGGCCGTCGCATTCGGCGAGGCGCTTCAGCCCGAGTTCAAGAGCTACATGAACGCGGTGGCCGAGAACGCCAAGGTTCTGGCCCAGACCGTGATCGAAGGCGGCATGGAGATCGTCTCGGGTGGCACCGACACGCACCTGATGCTGGTCGATCTGCGCCCCAAGGGCGTCACCGGCAAGGCCGCCGAGACCGCGCTCGGCCGCGCCTTCATCACCTGCAACAAGAACGGCGTGCCGAACGATCCGCAAAAGCCGGCCATCACCTCGGGCATCCGGCTGGGCACGCCGGCGGCGACGACGCGCGGTTTCGGCCCGGCCGAGTTCCGCGAGGTCGGCCGGCTGATCGTTCGCGTGGTCGACGGACTTGCGCAGGCCGGCGATGAGGGTGATACGTCCGGCATCGAGGACGCGGTCAAGGCCGAGGTCGTCGAACTGACGCGGCGCTTTCCGATCTATCCGCATCTGAACTGA
- the nrdR gene encoding transcriptional regulator NrdR, with product MRCPFCHTENTAVKDSRPAEDGTVIRRRRVCADCGGRFTTFERVQLRELFVIKKNGRKVPFDRDKLARSFEVALRKRPVEQERVERAVSAIVRQLESSGEQDIHADEIGTMVMEALKRMDEVAFVRFASVYKDFRDPQDFADLLGEIAGPDVDPDPVADAAE from the coding sequence GTGCGCTGCCCGTTCTGCCATACCGAAAACACCGCCGTGAAGGACAGCCGTCCCGCCGAGGACGGCACGGTGATCCGCCGCCGGCGCGTCTGCGCCGATTGCGGTGGCCGCTTCACCACCTTCGAGCGCGTGCAGCTGCGCGAACTGTTCGTCATCAAGAAGAACGGCCGCAAGGTGCCGTTCGACCGCGACAAGCTGGCCCGGTCCTTCGAGGTCGCCCTGCGCAAGCGGCCGGTCGAGCAGGAGCGCGTCGAGCGCGCCGTCTCGGCGATCGTGCGTCAGCTCGAAAGCTCAGGCGAACAGGACATCCACGCCGACGAGATCGGCACGATGGTCATGGAAGCGCTCAAGCGCATGGATGAGGTCGCCTTCGTGCGCTTCGCCTCGGTCTACAAGGACTTCCGCGACCCGCAGGACTTCGCCGACCTGCTCGGCGAGATCGCCGGGCCGGACGTCGACCCCGACCCCGTGGCCGATGCCGCCGAGTGA
- the ribD gene encoding bifunctional diaminohydroxyphosphoribosylaminopyrimidine deaminase/5-amino-6-(5-phosphoribosylamino)uracil reductase RibD, whose protein sequence is MTADDARFLRAALRYARWHLGRTGTNPSVATLIVSDGAIVGRGITAIGGRPHAETIALEEAGAAARGATAYVTLEPCAHHGRTPPCAEALVAAGVARVIAAVSDPDERVSGRGYAILREGGIAVLADCDPAGAGDVLGAYLTRSSKKRAQVTLKLAVSADGMVGRKGAGQVAITGAVARAQAHRMRAEHDAILVGIGTVLEDDPELTCRLEGMEPRSPRRIVLDTDARLPLGSKLVAGAAMPPVHVATADPLSDRARALAERGVRLIASETVDGRIALPELVEDLAALGIASVMVEGGAAVARAFLQEGLVDRIALFESDVLVGEGGIAAPFTGETLPAGFAVARRAVYGADRFMLAERP, encoded by the coding sequence ATGACGGCCGACGATGCGCGCTTTCTGAGGGCCGCGTTGCGCTATGCCCGTTGGCATCTGGGCCGCACCGGCACCAACCCCTCCGTCGCCACGCTGATCGTATCAGACGGCGCGATCGTCGGGCGCGGCATCACCGCGATCGGCGGCCGTCCGCATGCCGAAACGATCGCGCTCGAAGAAGCAGGCGCGGCCGCGCGCGGCGCGACCGCCTATGTCACGCTCGAACCCTGCGCCCATCATGGCCGCACGCCGCCCTGCGCCGAAGCGCTCGTCGCGGCGGGAGTCGCGCGCGTCATCGCCGCCGTCTCCGATCCGGATGAACGGGTCTCCGGCAGGGGGTATGCGATCCTGCGCGAGGGAGGCATTGCCGTGCTCGCCGACTGCGACCCCGCCGGCGCTGGCGACGTGCTCGGCGCCTATCTGACTCGGTCATCGAAAAAACGCGCGCAAGTGACTCTGAAGCTTGCCGTTTCCGCCGACGGCATGGTCGGCCGCAAGGGCGCCGGCCAGGTGGCGATCACCGGCGCGGTCGCGCGCGCCCAGGCGCACCGCATGCGCGCCGAACACGATGCGATCCTCGTGGGCATCGGCACGGTACTGGAGGACGACCCGGAACTGACCTGCCGGCTCGAGGGCATGGAACCGCGCTCGCCGCGCCGGATCGTGCTGGACACCGATGCGCGCCTGCCGCTTGGCTCGAAGCTGGTGGCTGGCGCCGCCATGCCGCCGGTTCATGTCGCGACCGCCGACCCCTTGTCCGACCGGGCGCGTGCGCTCGCCGAAAGGGGCGTGCGGCTGATCGCCAGCGAGACGGTGGACGGACGCATCGCGTTGCCCGAACTGGTCGAGGATCTGGCAGCGCTCGGCATCGCCAGCGTCATGGTCGAGGGCGGCGCAGCCGTCGCGCGGGCCTTTCTTCAGGAGGGACTCGTCGACCGCATCGCCCTGTTCGAAAGCGATGTGCTGGTGGGCGAGGGCGGCATCGCCGCGCCGTTCACGGGCGAAACCCTGCCCGCCGGGTTTGCGGTTGCGCGCCGGGCGGTCTATGGCGCCGACCGGTTCATGCTTGCGGAGCGCCCCTGA
- a CDS encoding riboflavin synthase has translation MFTGIVTDIGEVIAATDLPEGRRFRIATAYDSATIAIGASIACAGVCLTVTGLPEPGNDARWFEVEAWEEALRLTSAGKWAAGTRLNLERALRAGDEYGGHMVSGHVDAMATITETRVEGDAVRFILVAPHALMRFIAPKGSVALDGTSLTVNGVEDDRFDVLLIRHSLEVTTWGERKAGDAVNLEIDPIARYVAHYADRLAAAGTKA, from the coding sequence ATGTTCACCGGGATCGTCACAGATATCGGCGAGGTGATCGCCGCCACCGACCTGCCCGAGGGCCGGCGCTTCCGGATCGCCACGGCCTACGACTCCGCGACGATCGCCATCGGCGCCTCGATCGCCTGCGCCGGCGTCTGCCTGACCGTGACCGGGCTGCCCGAGCCCGGCAACGATGCGCGCTGGTTCGAGGTGGAAGCCTGGGAGGAAGCGCTGCGCCTGACCAGCGCCGGCAAGTGGGCAGCCGGAACGCGGCTCAATCTCGAACGGGCGCTGAGGGCGGGGGACGAATATGGCGGGCACATGGTCTCGGGCCATGTCGACGCGATGGCGACGATCACCGAGACCCGCGTCGAGGGCGATGCGGTGCGCTTCATCCTCGTCGCGCCCCATGCGCTGATGCGGTTCATCGCGCCCAAGGGGTCGGTGGCGCTCGACGGCACTTCGCTGACCGTGAACGGTGTCGAGGATGATCGGTTCGATGTCTTGCTGATCCGCCATTCGCTCGAGGTGACGACCTGGGGCGAGCGGAAAGCGGGCGATGCGGTCAACCTCGAGATCGACCCGATCGCGCGTTATGTCGCGCACTATGCCGACCGGCTTGCGGCGGCCGGCACAAAGGCGTAG
- a CDS encoding 6,7-dimethyl-8-ribityllumazine synthase translates to MSSDKPHILIVEARFYDDMSDALLDGARHALEAAGATFDVVTVPGALEIPAAIAFARAGRTIYDGYVALGMVIRGETYHFELVCNESARGLTDLAIADKLAIGNGIMTVENAEQGWARADRNRKDKGGAAARAALAMIGLRERLGTR, encoded by the coding sequence ATGAGTTCCGACAAGCCACATATCCTGATCGTCGAGGCGCGCTTTTACGACGACATGTCCGACGCGCTGCTCGATGGCGCCCGGCACGCGCTCGAAGCGGCCGGCGCGACCTTCGATGTCGTCACCGTGCCCGGCGCGCTCGAGATCCCCGCCGCGATCGCGTTCGCGCGCGCCGGCCGCACGATCTATGACGGCTATGTCGCGCTCGGCATGGTCATTCGCGGCGAAACCTATCATTTCGAGCTGGTCTGCAACGAATCCGCGCGCGGACTGACCGATCTGGCCATCGCCGACAAGCTCGCCATCGGCAACGGTATCATGACCGTCGAGAATGCCGAACAGGGCTGGGCCCGCGCCGACCGCAACCGCAAGGACAAGGGTGGCGCCGCCGCGCGGGCCGCGCTCGCCATGATCGGCCTGCGCGAAAGGCTCGGCACACGATGA
- the nusB gene encoding transcription antitermination factor NusB codes for MSADAPRLKAANKRGAARLGAVQALYQMDMSGSGVLETAAEYETFRLGQEIDGVRYRDADAAWFRAILSGVVAEQTRLDPVVRDSLSEDWPLSRLDGTLRAILRAGAWELIHRKDVPVAVVVTEYVDIAHAFFEDGEEPRMVNAVLDRIARRTRAA; via the coding sequence ATGAGCGCGGACGCACCAAGGCTCAAGGCCGCCAACAAGCGCGGCGCCGCCCGCCTCGGCGCGGTGCAGGCGCTCTATCAGATGGACATGTCTGGCTCGGGCGTGCTGGAGACGGCGGCCGAATATGAAACCTTCCGGCTCGGCCAGGAGATCGACGGCGTCAGGTATCGCGATGCCGATGCGGCCTGGTTCCGCGCCATCCTGTCGGGCGTGGTCGCCGAGCAGACACGGCTCGATCCGGTCGTGCGCGACTCGCTGTCCGAGGACTGGCCGCTGTCGCGGCTCGACGGCACGCTGCGCGCCATCCTGCGCGCCGGCGCCTGGGAGCTGATCCACCGCAAGGATGTGCCGGTCGCCGTCGTCGTGACTGAATATGTCGACATCGCGCACGCCTTCTTCGAGGACGGCGAGGAGCCGCGCATGGTCAATGCCGTGCTCGACCGCATCGCGCGCCGGACGAGGGCGGCATGA
- a CDS encoding MFS transporter, whose protein sequence is MSATAPSAPVADLSFAKRTTLTIAASQAIVGAAAPVAISMGGLAGHYLLGADKTLSTLPVTGFNIGVALGALPAAMLMRAVGRRNGFVSGAMVTALGGAIAALGLFETSFWLFATGLLVIGLGGAFVQQYRFAAADASPKIFKPKAISWVLGGGVFAAIIGPQAVIHTKNLFAPVEFAGAFVAVIGLGLLGALILSTLKIADHVEPVAADAPPAAPERSLGAIVGQPRFLVAFICGVTSYALMSFLMTGAPLAMVGCGYSAEQATLGISWHVMAMFAPSFVTGNLIARFGKETIVAAGLLILIVCGLVALSGIALWQFWLALILLGVGWNFGFIGATAMLTDTYTPAEKNKVQGVHDFALFGTVAFASLMSGATLNWFGETAEAGWVALNWILLPVASVCLVLLAGFVLRDRRLAARRG, encoded by the coding sequence ATGTCCGCCACGGCGCCAAGCGCGCCGGTCGCCGATCTGAGCTTTGCCAAGCGCACCACGCTGACCATCGCCGCCTCGCAGGCGATCGTCGGCGCCGCGGCCCCGGTCGCGATCTCCATGGGCGGGCTTGCCGGCCACTATCTGCTCGGGGCCGACAAGACGCTGTCGACGCTGCCCGTCACCGGTTTCAATATCGGCGTGGCGCTCGGCGCGCTTCCGGCCGCCATGCTGATGCGCGCGGTCGGCCGCCGCAACGGCTTCGTGTCGGGCGCAATGGTCACCGCCCTCGGCGGCGCGATCGCCGCGCTCGGCCTGTTCGAGACCAGCTTCTGGCTGTTTGCCACCGGGCTTCTGGTGATCGGCCTTGGCGGCGCGTTCGTCCAGCAATACCGCTTCGCGGCCGCCGACGCCTCGCCGAAGATCTTCAAGCCCAAGGCGATCTCCTGGGTGCTGGGCGGCGGCGTCTTCGCCGCCATCATCGGCCCGCAGGCGGTCATCCACACCAAGAACCTGTTTGCGCCGGTCGAATTCGCGGGCGCCTTCGTCGCCGTGATCGGTCTTGGCCTGCTGGGCGCGCTGATCCTGTCGACGCTGAAGATCGCCGACCATGTCGAGCCGGTCGCCGCCGATGCGCCGCCGGCCGCGCCGGAGCGCTCGCTCGGCGCCATCGTGGGCCAGCCGCGCTTTCTGGTCGCCTTCATCTGCGGTGTCACGTCTTATGCGTTGATGAGCTTCCTGATGACCGGCGCGCCGCTCGCCATGGTCGGCTGCGGCTACAGCGCCGAACAGGCCACGCTCGGCATCTCCTGGCACGTCATGGCCATGTTCGCGCCGAGCTTCGTCACGGGCAACCTGATCGCCCGGTTCGGCAAGGAGACGATCGTCGCCGCCGGCCTCCTGATCCTGATCGTCTGTGGCCTTGTCGCCCTGTCCGGAATCGCGCTGTGGCAGTTCTGGCTGGCGCTGATCCTTCTGGGCGTCGGCTGGAACTTCGGCTTCATCGGCGCCACCGCCATGCTGACCGACACCTATACGCCGGCCGAGAAGAACAAGGTTCAGGGCGTCCATGACTTCGCCCTGTTCGGCACGGTCGCCTTCGCCTCGCTGATGTCGGGCGCGACGCTCAACTGGTTCGGCGAAACCGCAGAGGCCGGGTGGGTCGCGCTCAACTGGATCCTGCTGCCGGTCGCCTCGGTCTGCCTGGTGCTGCTTGCCGGCTTCGTCCTGCGCGACCGGAGGCTCGCCGCCCGGCGCGGCTGA
- a CDS encoding sodium-translocating pyrophosphatase, translated as MILLAVIACGLLSIVYAIWATQSVLAADQGNQRMQEIAGAIREGAQAYLNRQYATIGIVGAVVFIATWLLLGATAAIGFAIGAVLSGVAGYIGMHVSVRANVRTAQAAAHSLSAGLDIAFKSGAITGMLVAGLALLGVAIYYYILTDMMGLAPESRIVIDALVALGFGASLISIFARLGGGIFTKGADVGGDLVGKVEAGIPEDDPRNPATIADNVGDNVGDCAGMAADLFETYAVTIVATMVLGAIFFAGNEVLADVMLYPLAIGAACLLTSIVGTFFVRLGTNGSIMGALYKGLIATGVLTIAGLGAATSLTIGWDDIGEVAGQTINGRYLFYCGLIGLVVTGLIVIITEYYTGTNKRPVNSISQASVTGHGTNVIQGLAVSLESTALPAIVIVAGIIATFQLGGLFGIGIAVTVMLGLAGMIVALDAFGPVTDNAGGIAEMSELDPEVRKSTDALDAVGNTTKAVTKGYAIGSAGLGALVLFAAYSNDLAYFAANPETYTYFADLGDISFELSNPYVVAGLIFGGLIPYLFGGIAMTAVGRAGGAVVEEVRRQFREKPGIMEGTERPDYARAVDMLTKAAIREMIIPSLLPVLAPLVVYFGVLLISGSKASAFAAVGAMLLGVIVNGLFVAISMTSGGGAWDNAKKSFEDGFIDKDGVKHEKGSEAHKASVTGDTVGDPYKDTAGPAVNPAIKITNIVALLLLAVLAQ; from the coding sequence ATGATACTTCTCGCCGTCATTGCCTGCGGCCTATTGTCTATCGTCTATGCCATATGGGCCACCCAGTCGGTGCTTGCCGCCGACCAGGGCAACCAGCGCATGCAGGAAATCGCCGGGGCCATTCGCGAGGGCGCGCAGGCCTATCTGAACCGGCAGTACGCCACGATCGGCATCGTCGGCGCGGTCGTCTTCATCGCCACCTGGCTGTTGCTCGGCGCTACGGCCGCGATCGGCTTTGCGATCGGCGCGGTGCTCTCGGGCGTCGCCGGTTATATCGGCATGCACGTGTCCGTGCGGGCCAACGTGCGCACGGCCCAGGCGGCCGCCCACTCGCTTTCGGCCGGCCTCGACATCGCCTTCAAGTCCGGCGCGATCACCGGCATGCTGGTGGCGGGCCTCGCGCTTCTGGGCGTCGCCATCTACTACTACATCCTCACCGACATGATGGGCCTTGCGCCCGAAAGCCGTATCGTCATCGACGCGCTGGTCGCGCTCGGATTCGGCGCTTCGCTGATCTCGATCTTTGCGCGTCTGGGCGGCGGCATCTTCACCAAGGGCGCCGATGTGGGCGGCGACCTGGTCGGCAAGGTCGAAGCGGGCATTCCCGAGGACGATCCGCGCAACCCGGCGACCATCGCCGACAATGTGGGCGACAATGTCGGCGACTGCGCCGGCATGGCCGCCGACCTGTTCGAGACCTATGCGGTGACGATCGTCGCCACGATGGTGCTCGGCGCGATCTTCTTCGCCGGCAACGAAGTTCTGGCCGACGTCATGCTCTATCCGCTGGCGATCGGCGCCGCCTGCCTTCTGACCTCGATCGTCGGCACGTTCTTCGTGCGGCTGGGCACCAACGGCTCGATCATGGGCGCGCTCTACAAGGGCCTGATCGCGACCGGCGTTCTGACCATCGCCGGCCTCGGCGCGGCGACCTCGCTGACCATCGGCTGGGACGACATCGGCGAAGTGGCCGGCCAGACCATCAACGGCCGCTACCTGTTCTATTGCGGCCTGATCGGTCTTGTCGTCACCGGCCTGATCGTGATCATCACCGAGTACTACACCGGCACCAACAAGCGCCCGGTGAACTCGATCAGCCAGGCCTCGGTCACCGGCCACGGCACCAACGTCATCCAGGGCCTTGCGGTCTCGCTGGAATCGACGGCTTTGCCGGCGATCGTCATCGTCGCCGGCATCATCGCCACCTTCCAGCTCGGCGGCCTGTTCGGGATCGGCATCGCGGTCACCGTCATGCTCGGCCTTGCCGGCATGATCGTCGCGCTCGACGCATTCGGCCCGGTCACCGACAATGCCGGCGGAATCGCCGAGATGAGCGAACTCGACCCCGAGGTCCGCAAGTCCACCGATGCGCTGGACGCGGTCGGCAACACGACCAAGGCCGTCACCAAGGGCTATGCGATCGGTTCGGCCGGCCTTGGCGCGCTGGTGCTGTTTGCGGCCTATTCGAACGATCTGGCCTATTTCGCGGCCAACCCGGAGACCTATACCTACTTCGCCGATCTCGGCGACATCTCGTTCGAACTGTCCAACCCGTACGTCGTGGCCGGCCTGATCTTCGGCGGACTGATCCCCTACCTGTTCGGCGGCATCGCGATGACCGCGGTCGGCCGCGCCGGTGGCGCCGTCGTCGAGGAAGTGCGCCGCCAGTTCCGCGAGAAGCCCGGCATCATGGAAGGTACCGAGCGGCCCGACTATGCCCGCGCGGTCGACATGCTAACCAAGGCGGCGATCAGGGAAATGATCATCCCCTCGCTGCTGCCGGTGCTCGCGCCGCTGGTCGTCTATTTCGGCGTGCTGTTGATCTCCGGCTCCAAGGCCTCGGCCTTTGCCGCGGTCGGCGCCATGCTGCTCGGCGTGATCGTCAACGGCCTGTTCGTCGCCATCTCGATGACTTCGGGCGGCGGCGCCTGGGACAACGCCAAGAAGTCGTTCGAGGACGGCTTCATCGACAAGGATGGCGTCAAGCACGAGAAGGGCTCGGAGGCCCACAAGGCCTCGGTGACCGGCGACACGGTCGGCGATCCCTACAAGGACACGGCCGGCCCGGCGGTGAACCCGGCGATCAAGATCACCAACATCGTCGCGCTTCTGCTGCTGGCCGTCCTCGCCCAGTAG